One window from the genome of Spirochaetales bacterium encodes:
- a CDS encoding DUF4340 domain-containing protein, with protein sequence MAIRKEYIVLGIIILALIGVLIMVNISPGNIYSLPGLSKISRDDVDKIVFEIPERTVTLVKNSANKWEILPGNFPADEQSVDTMLDHLVDTKLEALISEKEVFARYDLDEANRIVAKAYIGEKLVRQINIGKTSNNFSQTYITLTDDPSEQGDTKIYSANGNMRTVFEKDMNDLRNKKICSFDTSEIKELILEFEGQTMVITKQEKQPDVTEEGEQAPPPEEVWTANTKEKPIPQNTINDILNTMSDLSCEAFIDDKEKSDMTGQFKYKITARGTKDYVLTIWDQTDDNKYPAISSENDYPFLLIGWRAQRMMKTFDDVE encoded by the coding sequence ATGGCTATAAGAAAAGAATATATCGTACTTGGAATAATCATTCTGGCCCTGATCGGGGTCCTTATCATGGTCAATATTTCACCGGGCAACATCTATTCGCTTCCCGGGCTTTCTAAAATCTCGCGGGATGATGTCGATAAAATCGTTTTCGAGATCCCGGAACGCACGGTGACGCTGGTAAAGAATTCGGCCAACAAGTGGGAAATACTTCCCGGCAATTTCCCGGCCGATGAACAATCGGTCGATACCATGCTGGATCACCTTGTCGATACCAAACTCGAAGCGCTTATTTCGGAAAAAGAAGTATTTGCCCGTTACGATCTCGATGAAGCAAACAGGATCGTCGCCAAAGCATATATCGGTGAAAAACTCGTCCGGCAAATCAATATAGGAAAAACATCGAACAACTTTTCTCAAACCTATATCACCCTGACGGACGATCCTTCCGAACAAGGAGATACGAAGATATACAGCGCCAACGGGAACATGAGAACCGTTTTCGAAAAAGACATGAACGACCTGAGAAACAAGAAAATCTGTTCTTTCGATACATCCGAAATAAAGGAGCTGATTCTGGAGTTCGAAGGCCAGACCATGGTTATCACAAAGCAGGAAAAACAGCCGGATGTCACCGAAGAAGGAGAACAGGCGCCGCCCCCTGAGGAAGTCTGGACGGCAAACACGAAGGAAAAACCGATTCCGCAGAACACGATCAACGATATTCTCAACACAATGTCCGATCTTTCCTGCGAAGCGTTTATCGACGACAAAGAGAAATCGGACATGACCGGGCAGTTCAAATATAAAATTACGGCACGGGGGACGAAAGATTACGTTCTCACCATATGGGATCAAACGGACGACAACAAGTATCCGGCGATCTCTTCGGAAAACGACTATCCTTTCCTCCTTATCGGCTGGAGGGCTCAGCGGATGATGAAAACCTTCGACGATGTCGAATAA
- a CDS encoding glycoside hydrolase family 9 protein produces the protein MAKKHVVNLLIFLLSILITCSLPKDPPDPDPGLEANQHIRIDQFGYRTEAQKIAVIVCPQTGFNGPDTYYPGTTFEVRHAATGEVEYSSSITVFDDGNIHTQSGDKVWWFEFSSVSTPGTYYIHDPANDESSYEFDIGDDVYNDVLKHAMRAFFYQRCGFEKSAFFAGDWPDGASHVGSLQDTQCRLVTDTGNESLEKDLSGGWYDAGDYNKYVNFTFAAVHDLLSAYRENPSVFKDDYAIPESDNGIPDILDEIKWELDWLVKMQESDDSVLMKVSGEGYEAKSPPGADTVARRYGPSGASSTNAFSGMLAHAYLIFKDIAGMGAYAGDLLARAENAWTSLETNGYPFSSYDNAGFSSANPERSEAEQKAMYVTAAVYLYAATGEEKYKTFIENNYTTYVPYPFNYWWNAYDSVHEDALLYYASLAGASPSVKSNINTTCINEITGSDEFLPAVTGNTDAYRAYLNDGDYGWGSNREKCHTGLILYNMVTYGIDSTNETDYRKGAEDYLHYMHGVNAINMAMLTNMYDFGGDNCADEIYHSWFHDGTAYDNAKTSPYGPPPGYVPGGVNKYYAPDASYIGPALEPPLNQPVQKAYRDWNTSYPENSWEVTEPGIYYQAAYVKLLSKFASDTP, from the coding sequence ATGGCAAAAAAACATGTCGTAAACCTTTTAATTTTTCTTTTATCGATACTGATAACATGCAGCCTTCCGAAAGACCCCCCCGATCCGGATCCGGGTCTCGAGGCGAATCAGCACATCAGAATCGATCAGTTCGGCTACCGGACGGAGGCCCAAAAAATCGCCGTTATCGTATGCCCCCAAACAGGGTTTAACGGGCCGGATACCTATTATCCCGGCACGACATTCGAAGTCCGTCATGCGGCGACCGGAGAGGTCGAATACTCATCCTCGATAACGGTCTTCGACGACGGCAATATCCACACCCAGTCGGGGGACAAGGTGTGGTGGTTCGAATTTTCATCGGTTTCGACACCGGGGACCTATTATATTCATGACCCCGCGAACGACGAAAGTTCCTACGAGTTCGATATCGGCGATGACGTATACAACGACGTCCTGAAACACGCGATGAGGGCATTCTTTTACCAGCGGTGCGGTTTTGAAAAAAGCGCATTTTTCGCGGGGGACTGGCCGGACGGTGCCAGTCATGTGGGCTCCCTTCAGGACACCCAGTGCAGGCTGGTTACCGACACGGGTAACGAATCCCTCGAGAAAGACCTTTCCGGCGGTTGGTATGACGCGGGGGATTATAATAAGTATGTCAATTTCACCTTTGCGGCCGTGCATGACCTGTTATCGGCATACCGGGAAAATCCGTCGGTGTTTAAAGACGATTACGCTATTCCGGAAAGCGATAACGGCATCCCGGACATCCTCGACGAGATCAAATGGGAACTGGACTGGCTCGTCAAAATGCAGGAATCAGACGATTCCGTCCTTATGAAAGTATCCGGGGAAGGATACGAGGCCAAAAGTCCCCCCGGCGCCGATACGGTCGCGAGGAGATACGGACCTTCCGGGGCTTCATCCACGAACGCTTTTTCAGGCATGCTGGCGCACGCGTATCTGATCTTCAAAGACATCGCGGGGATGGGCGCGTATGCCGGCGATCTGTTGGCTCGAGCTGAAAACGCCTGGACATCACTCGAAACGAACGGTTATCCCTTTTCTTCGTATGATAATGCCGGGTTTTCAAGCGCCAATCCGGAAAGAAGCGAAGCGGAACAGAAGGCGATGTACGTTACTGCGGCCGTGTACCTCTACGCCGCAACCGGCGAGGAAAAATACAAGACATTCATCGAAAATAATTATACGACATATGTCCCGTACCCTTTCAATTACTGGTGGAACGCCTATGATTCAGTACATGAAGACGCATTGCTGTATTACGCGAGTCTTGCCGGGGCCAGTCCGTCGGTCAAGAGCAATATCAATACTACCTGTATTAATGAAATAACAGGAAGCGATGAATTCCTTCCGGCCGTCACTGGTAATACGGATGCGTACCGGGCGTATCTGAATGACGGCGACTATGGCTGGGGAAGCAACCGGGAAAAATGCCATACGGGACTGATATTATACAATATGGTAACCTACGGCATTGACAGTACGAATGAGACCGATTACCGTAAGGGGGCCGAAGATTACCTCCATTACATGCATGGTGTCAATGCGATTAATATGGCTATGCTGACAAACATGTATGATTTCGGGGGGGACAATTGCGCCGATGAAATTTACCATTCATGGTTTCACGACGGAACAGCCTATGATAACGCGAAAACCAGCCCGTACGGCCCTCCTCCGGGTTACGTGCCCGGGGGTGTCAACAAATACTATGCCCCCGATGCCTCCTATATCGGGCCCGCACTCGAGCCTCCTTTGAATCAGCCGGTTCAGAAAGCCTACAGGGACTGGAACACCAGTTATCCGGAAAACTCCTGGGAAGTTACCGAACCGGGTATTTATTACCAGGCGGCCTACGTAAAGCTGTTATCGAAGTTTGCCTCCGACACCCCGTAA
- a CDS encoding CotH kinase family protein yields the protein MKICRGLVYIILAALLGCAGDKHLVTSDSGINPPKYGTADEGVFPRDRVLDIRISMSVGAWKRMLATATREVWSTADVTIDGRRLGMVGFRPKGEYSLDTCIDAYGRLLCKKLSFKLKFHAVDPGLRFYGLKRLVLNKIENGAEVFFETLGYRIFNDFGIIAPRTGYATLTINGKPQGLYTVVEVVDGRFTKDRFEDGDGNLYKEVWPNRTEASYFAYGLENNEETATHDAFIAFATDMLATGDETLPETLARYMDIEKVLDYMAVDYGIANWDGITTFYAGEWGCSNHNYYMYQDENTARFTLIPWDLNAVFFLEHWLGDIRPWDTLNVDCGRLIPVENIPDLYTRPSCCDPVIRAIALSKDRYRASLRRLLEEVFVPDRLNVLIDALFSQIKPALKKDPFLRVNDVAGAAWWLKGNLKILRKRLQAAASSGETGGGSP from the coding sequence GTGAAAATTTGCCGCGGACTCGTATATATTATTCTGGCCGCACTTTTGGGGTGCGCCGGCGACAAGCATCTGGTCACATCCGATAGCGGAATAAACCCGCCGAAATACGGCACCGCCGATGAGGGGGTGTTCCCGCGTGATCGCGTTCTCGACATCCGGATATCGATGAGCGTGGGGGCATGGAAACGGATGCTGGCCACCGCGACCCGGGAAGTATGGTCGACGGCGGATGTGACGATCGACGGGCGGCGCCTGGGCATGGTGGGTTTCCGTCCCAAGGGCGAATACTCCCTTGACACATGCATCGACGCATACGGGAGGCTGCTGTGCAAAAAACTGTCGTTCAAACTCAAATTCCACGCCGTCGATCCCGGCCTGCGCTTTTACGGACTCAAGCGGCTGGTCCTCAATAAAATCGAAAACGGCGCCGAGGTGTTCTTCGAGACACTCGGATACCGCATTTTCAATGACTTCGGCATCATCGCGCCCCGCACCGGCTACGCGACCCTCACCATCAACGGTAAACCGCAGGGCCTTTACACGGTCGTCGAAGTCGTCGACGGGCGTTTCACGAAAGACCGCTTCGAAGACGGCGACGGTAATCTCTACAAGGAAGTATGGCCGAACCGGACCGAAGCGTCCTACTTCGCATACGGCCTCGAAAACAACGAAGAGACCGCCACGCACGATGCGTTCATCGCCTTCGCAACGGATATGCTCGCTACCGGCGACGAAACGCTGCCCGAGACATTAGCCCGGTACATGGACATCGAGAAAGTCCTCGACTATATGGCGGTCGATTACGGAATCGCGAACTGGGACGGAATTACCACGTTCTATGCCGGCGAATGGGGATGCTCGAACCACAACTACTACATGTATCAGGATGAGAATACAGCCCGTTTCACCCTCATTCCCTGGGATCTTAATGCGGTCTTCTTTCTTGAGCATTGGCTCGGCGATATCCGGCCATGGGACACCCTGAACGTCGACTGCGGCCGTCTCATTCCGGTCGAAAACATTCCCGACCTCTACACACGGCCGTCCTGCTGCGATCCGGTAATCCGCGCGATCGCCCTGTCCAAAGACCGGTACAGGGCTTCGTTGCGGCGGCTGCTCGAGGAAGTGTTCGTCCCCGACAGGCTCAACGTGCTGATCGACGCCTTATTTTCGCAGATAAAGCCGGCGCTTAAAAAAGATCCTTTCCTGCGCGTCAATGATGTCGCCGGCGCGGCATGGTGGCTCAAAGGAAACCTGAAAATTTTGCGCAAACGCCTCCAAGCGGCGGCCTCGAGCGGTGAGACCGGAGGCGGTTCTCCCTGA